From one Methanomassiliicoccales archaeon genomic stretch:
- a CDS encoding TraB/GumN family protein, translated as MTVKRVLIDERNVHMAKAILKAEGEHGGILAVVGDGHVEGIRQILSGGDPIVYRLKDLKDLKLSQPKSNAEASFSFVAQN; from the coding sequence TTGACAGTAAAGAGGGTGCTTATCGATGAGCGCAATGTGCACATGGCCAAAGCGATCCTAAAGGCCGAAGGGGAGCACGGTGGCATCCTGGCCGTGGTTGGTGACGGCCACGTGGAAGGCATTCGCCAGATCCTGTCAGGGGGGGATCCGATCGTGTACCGGCTCAAGGACCTGAAGGACCTGAAATTAAGCCAACCTAAGAGCAACGCTGAAGCTTCCTTCTCGTTCGTAGCTCAGAATTGA
- a CDS encoding DUF362 domain-containing protein, whose translation MASSKVYFTDMHTCQGNNLLDKMERLLSRAGLNRMDLDGKMVAIKIHMGEPGNIAYIRPNLAAVLVRMVKEKGGKPFLTDCNTLYTGKRANAVDHLNSAMENGFNRIAVGCDVIIADGLRGNEQREIQIDKELCRTAKIGSAIADADVVISLSHFKGHELTGFGGALKNLGMGSGSRCGKLEMHASSKPTVERKKCVGCGQCVKNCPEDAIALDDKKKAVIDREKCVGCGQCVVVCRYGAPTVEWEESSEIVNKKIAEYAYAVMLGKPGLHINVIMNVSPNCDCWPFNDLPIVPDIGMAASKDPVALDVACAQMVNEAPVIKGSVLDVKGFKKEDKFKAAHPKTDWMTGMDHAQDIKLGRKQYELVRLK comes from the coding sequence ATGGCGTCTTCCAAGGTCTACTTCACCGATATGCACACTTGCCAGGGCAACAATCTTCTGGACAAGATGGAACGGTTATTGAGCAGGGCCGGACTGAACCGCATGGACCTGGACGGGAAGATGGTGGCCATCAAGATCCATATGGGAGAGCCGGGGAACATAGCTTACATCCGACCGAACCTGGCCGCCGTCCTGGTGAGGATGGTGAAGGAGAAGGGCGGGAAACCCTTCCTCACCGACTGCAACACACTTTATACGGGGAAAAGGGCCAACGCCGTGGACCATTTGAACAGCGCCATGGAGAACGGCTTCAACAGAATAGCCGTAGGATGCGATGTCATCATCGCCGACGGTCTGAGGGGCAACGAACAGCGCGAGATCCAGATCGATAAGGAGCTGTGCCGAACGGCCAAGATAGGCAGCGCGATAGCCGATGCGGACGTGGTCATCTCCCTCAGCCATTTCAAAGGTCATGAGCTCACCGGGTTCGGGGGAGCGCTCAAGAACCTGGGCATGGGCAGCGGCAGCCGTTGCGGCAAGTTGGAGATGCACGCCTCATCCAAGCCCACTGTGGAAAGGAAGAAGTGCGTGGGCTGCGGGCAGTGCGTCAAGAACTGTCCCGAGGATGCCATCGCTCTTGATGATAAGAAGAAGGCGGTCATCGATCGTGAAAAATGTGTTGGCTGCGGGCAGTGCGTCGTCGTATGTCGCTACGGCGCGCCCACGGTGGAGTGGGAGGAATCATCGGAGATCGTCAACAAGAAGATCGCCGAGTACGCCTATGCCGTTATGCTTGGAAAGCCAGGATTGCACATCAACGTCATCATGAACGTCTCGCCGAACTGTGATTGCTGGCCCTTCAACGATTTGCCCATAGTGCCCGACATCGGCATGGCGGCCTCCAAGGACCCGGTGGCGTTGGACGTAGCATGTGCCCAAATGGTCAATGAGGCCCCGGTGATCAAGGGCAGCGTCTTGGACGTAAAAGGGTTCAAGAAGGAGGACAAGTTCAAGGCCGCCCATCCCAAGACAGACTGGATGACCGGCATGGACCACGCCCAGGATATCAAGCTCGGTCGGAAGCAGTACGAGCTGGTTCGATTGAAATGA
- the thyX gene encoding FAD-dependent thymidylate synthase: MKVVLLSYTKDAERLCAAAAHSCYSMDPASEILENVTEDKAGGFIDKVVGMGHHSVIEHASYTFSLEGVSRSLTHQLVRHRLASYSQQSQRYVSLLEPDYVTPGPVLADPEANRIFEGAMQNAWEAYQQLVSIVPVEDARYVLPNACTTNIVVTMNARELWHFFTLRTCRRAQQEIRTAAELMLKEVREISPSIFRDAGPSCIRGKCREGKLSCGKPRLELKYI, encoded by the coding sequence ATGAAGGTCGTCCTGCTATCATACACCAAGGACGCGGAGAGGCTATGCGCCGCTGCCGCCCATTCCTGCTACTCAATGGACCCAGCCAGCGAGATACTGGAGAACGTGACCGAGGACAAGGCCGGAGGCTTCATCGATAAGGTGGTGGGAATGGGGCATCATTCGGTGATCGAGCATGCTTCCTACACCTTCAGTTTGGAGGGGGTATCGCGCTCCCTAACGCATCAGTTGGTGAGGCATCGGCTGGCCAGTTACTCGCAGCAGAGCCAACGGTACGTTTCGTTGTTGGAGCCGGACTACGTGACCCCCGGACCAGTGCTAGCGGACCCGGAGGCCAACCGCATATTCGAGGGGGCCATGCAGAACGCGTGGGAGGCGTATCAGCAGCTCGTGTCCATCGTTCCGGTCGAGGATGCCCGTTATGTACTTCCGAACGCCTGCACCACCAATATCGTCGTCACTATGAACGCCCGAGAGCTATGGCATTTCTTCACGTTGCGTACTTGTCGCCGCGCCCAGCAGGAGATCAGGACCGCGGCCGAACTGATGCTGAAAGAGGTACGAGAGATATCCCCTAGCATCTTCCGGGATGCCGGGCCATCATGCATAAGGGGTAAGTGTCGGGAAGGCAAGTTAAGCTGTGGCAAGCCCCGGTTGGAGCTAAAATATATATAA
- the rqcH gene encoding ribosome rescue protein RqcH yields MKKEMTAFDVATMTSELQGICGGFLDKIFHWEGRNVLIRINVQSEGKKELFLKDGKWLHLEAERPETPDTPSGFAVHLRKVLSNTRILSVSQREFDRIVTMDLASKEGHYQVIFELIGEGNLILVHEGKIINALEQKKWRHRDVIIGAEYAYPPSRFDPRNASLEDYEKAVLASKSDLVRTLATSVNLGGQYGEEICLRTSLDKGRKASSLTHAEIVTIYEATLAMFRELRESPRPCLVKDGEDTVDATPIPLLVNSGWTAQDLPTLSQALVMFLAQRKAVVEKKDSELERLQRQLDQQIKGIEATESEAAVLQAQGDLLYTSYTEVNLTLGRMKALAQKNNWEHLKEEGAKIPLVTSVDPRKKSFHMKVGEEDVALDYDVGIDENANRLYTQAKELREKTSGARTAMDETRRAIGKRVVKGEKEALLNKEKVAPTKRFWYESYKWFLTSGGRLVVGGRDAKSNDQVVKKHLGEKERYAHADMHGAPSIVLKNGADASDEEMKEVCQFAICHSKAWNAGAAEGTAYWVLPDQVSKRPEAGEFAPRGAFIIRGKRNYIYHLPLEMLVAELEVEGARKVMCAPRESVGDRSVKYVIIIPGKTPRGKISSALARAFQVPEEEISRILPPGDVAIKEAHGVIIE; encoded by the coding sequence ATGAAGAAGGAGATGACGGCCTTCGACGTGGCGACCATGACGTCGGAGCTTCAGGGCATTTGCGGCGGGTTCCTGGACAAGATATTTCACTGGGAAGGCCGCAACGTGCTCATTAGGATCAATGTTCAGAGCGAGGGAAAGAAGGAACTGTTCCTGAAGGATGGGAAATGGCTGCACTTGGAGGCCGAACGTCCAGAGACCCCGGACACGCCTTCGGGATTCGCCGTGCATCTGAGAAAGGTGCTTAGCAATACCCGCATTCTGTCCGTATCTCAACGGGAGTTCGACCGCATCGTCACCATGGACCTGGCCAGCAAGGAGGGTCATTACCAGGTGATCTTCGAACTGATAGGCGAAGGGAACCTGATCCTGGTCCACGAGGGAAAGATCATCAATGCTCTGGAACAGAAGAAGTGGCGGCACCGAGACGTGATCATTGGTGCTGAGTACGCCTACCCTCCTTCCCGTTTCGATCCTCGGAACGCTTCCTTGGAGGATTACGAAAAGGCCGTACTGGCTTCCAAATCCGATCTGGTGAGGACACTGGCCACATCAGTGAACCTGGGCGGTCAGTACGGTGAGGAGATATGCCTGCGCACCTCCCTGGACAAGGGACGGAAGGCGTCCTCCCTGACCCATGCGGAAATCGTCACCATCTATGAGGCGACCTTAGCCATGTTCCGTGAGCTCCGAGAGTCCCCAAGACCCTGCTTGGTGAAGGACGGAGAGGACACCGTCGATGCTACGCCCATCCCACTGCTGGTCAATTCCGGGTGGACCGCGCAGGACCTGCCTACACTGTCCCAGGCATTGGTCATGTTCCTGGCCCAAAGGAAGGCGGTCGTGGAGAAGAAGGACAGCGAACTAGAGCGGCTGCAGCGCCAGTTGGACCAGCAGATAAAGGGCATCGAGGCCACCGAAAGCGAAGCAGCGGTCCTACAGGCCCAGGGCGACCTGCTTTACACCAGTTATACCGAGGTCAACCTGACGCTGGGAAGAATGAAGGCGTTGGCCCAGAAGAACAACTGGGAGCATCTGAAGGAGGAGGGAGCGAAGATACCACTGGTGACCTCGGTGGATCCCCGGAAGAAGAGCTTCCACATGAAGGTGGGAGAGGAGGATGTGGCCCTCGACTACGACGTTGGCATCGACGAGAACGCCAATCGTCTGTACACCCAGGCTAAGGAGCTGCGGGAGAAGACCTCCGGGGCTAGGACGGCCATGGATGAGACCCGCCGGGCGATCGGGAAGAGAGTGGTCAAGGGAGAGAAGGAAGCGTTGCTGAACAAGGAAAAAGTGGCGCCGACCAAACGCTTCTGGTATGAGAGCTATAAGTGGTTCCTCACCTCCGGAGGACGACTAGTGGTCGGCGGCCGGGACGCCAAGAGCAACGATCAGGTGGTGAAGAAACATCTGGGGGAGAAAGAGCGGTATGCGCACGCGGACATGCATGGTGCCCCCTCCATTGTTCTCAAGAACGGAGCCGACGCTTCAGATGAGGAGATGAAAGAGGTCTGCCAGTTCGCTATATGCCATTCCAAGGCCTGGAACGCAGGGGCTGCCGAGGGTACTGCCTACTGGGTGTTGCCCGATCAGGTTTCCAAAAGGCCAGAGGCCGGTGAGTTCGCCCCTCGAGGGGCTTTTATAATCAGGGGCAAGAGGAACTACATCTACCACCTGCCGTTGGAGATGTTGGTGGCCGAACTGGAGGTCGAAGGGGCGCGAAAGGTCATGTGCGCCCCCCGAGAGAGCGTCGGCGATCGTTCCGTAAAGTATGTGATCATCATCCCGGGAAAGACCCCCAGGGGGAAGATTTCATCGGCATTGGCCCGGGCGTTTCAGGTGCCAGAGGAGGAGATCTCCCGCATACTTCCGCCTGGAGACGTGGCCATCAAGGAAGCTCATGGAGTGATCATTGAGTGA
- a CDS encoding ROK family protein has protein sequence MKIAVGVDIGGTNIKTVVVSEKGEILSSLSHPTPRKEDKVALKDLMVGVLKEIINEDYLKEISSSKSGIDDIAGIGFGIAGLIDSKEGAYR, from the coding sequence ATGAAGATAGCTGTTGGAGTCGATATAGGCGGTACCAACATAAAGACCGTCGTCGTATCCGAGAAAGGTGAAATTCTCTCAAGCCTGTCGCATCCTACCCCCCGCAAAGAGGATAAAGTTGCCTTAAAAGACCTCATGGTAGGAGTACTGAAAGAGATTATTAATGAAGATTATCTTAAAGAAATTTCATCTTCAAAATCAGGTATAGATGATATCGCCGGCATCGGATTCGGGATTGCCGGACTTATTGACAGTAAAGAGGGTGCTTATCGATGA
- a CDS encoding DUF1015 domain-containing protein, producing the protein MVDFQPFRPLIPRLNSGEDIIGRVSPPYDVISPSELARLKGQRFNVTNITLGGIDGDYTEAGRRLESWLKDGALAQDRKDCFYIYKQTFCQGDLCWQRTGIVGVMAAKGYAEGVVAHEETFSKVKEDRLNLLRGTETHCESIFGIFDEISMRLKDRIEDHETKVLEFTDRQMVRHCLFRVCDPETVMGITEELSGKTVLIADGHHRFETASRYAQENAGETKKGYVLTTLVPSNDPGLLVYPTHRLVKELAVPTDRFLELMRAHFELQEENDVATLLGSLEGRRSSDLGLVLDGKAYLASPKDLSSDPMWELDSYVCQEMVLKGDAWPTEPAVEYEHDTAEAERKIADGYRLAVLLRSPSVSKIWELAGQDRRMPKKSTYFWPKMWSGFVYYRMR; encoded by the coding sequence ATGGTCGATTTCCAGCCGTTCCGCCCCCTGATCCCTCGTCTGAACAGTGGCGAGGACATCATCGGACGCGTCTCCCCACCCTACGATGTCATCTCCCCGTCAGAGCTGGCACGTCTTAAGGGACAACGCTTCAACGTTACCAACATCACTCTGGGCGGGATCGACGGAGATTATACCGAGGCCGGAAGACGTTTGGAATCATGGCTGAAGGACGGAGCCTTGGCCCAGGACCGGAAGGATTGCTTCTACATCTATAAGCAGACGTTCTGCCAGGGCGATCTCTGTTGGCAGAGGACCGGCATCGTCGGCGTCATGGCCGCCAAAGGGTATGCGGAGGGGGTCGTGGCCCACGAGGAAACGTTCTCGAAGGTCAAAGAGGACCGGCTGAATCTGCTGCGGGGTACTGAGACACACTGCGAATCGATATTCGGTATCTTCGACGAGATATCGATGAGGCTCAAGGACCGCATCGAAGACCATGAGACCAAGGTATTGGAGTTCACAGACCGCCAGATGGTACGCCATTGCCTCTTCCGGGTCTGCGATCCGGAAACGGTGATGGGCATCACCGAGGAGCTGAGCGGAAAGACCGTACTCATCGCCGATGGGCATCACCGGTTCGAAACCGCCTCGCGCTATGCCCAAGAGAATGCCGGGGAGACGAAGAAAGGATACGTCCTGACGACCCTGGTGCCCTCCAACGACCCCGGGCTGTTGGTCTATCCTACTCACCGGTTGGTCAAGGAACTGGCCGTGCCCACGGACCGCTTCCTGGAGCTCATGCGGGCTCATTTTGAGCTGCAGGAGGAGAACGATGTCGCAACGCTCCTCGGATCCTTGGAAGGTAGGAGATCGTCCGACCTCGGACTGGTATTGGATGGAAAGGCCTACCTGGCCTCACCAAAGGACCTCTCTTCCGACCCCATGTGGGAGCTTGACTCCTACGTATGCCAGGAAATGGTATTGAAAGGGGATGCCTGGCCAACCGAACCCGCCGTAGAGTACGAGCATGATACGGCCGAGGCGGAGAGAAAGATCGCCGACGGTTATCGTCTGGCGGTGCTGCTGCGTTCACCGTCGGTCAGCAAGATATGGGAGCTGGCCGGGCAGGACCGCCGCATGCCCAAGAAGTCCACTTACTTCTGGCCCAAGATGTGGTCCGGCTTCGTCTACTACCGCATGCGATGA
- a CDS encoding NAD-binding protein, giving the protein MVVLGGFIGLLLTEDLWSKPLDALYLTVMTITTVGYGDIVPVTSEGKMVAVFLSIGGIAAGISTLQAVFNLMISRDLRSALGLPERRFRMKDHFIICGYGNVGREVAEKLKASKEKFVVVEKNPERVQDLVDEGVPVIRGDAEDEEALRKADIMHAKGLIAAMKDPPNMVAVITARSMNPDLIIISEVEDDKNEPKLRRVGANVTVNCYRMGAQIMVGRARRTDNDPVCGIGVNGKKSLELEFDGNTYHFCSQECLTAFKAHPDRFVQWQKSVDDSCGILQ; this is encoded by the coding sequence ATGGTCGTATTAGGGGGATTCATTGGTCTCCTTTTAACTGAAGACCTATGGAGCAAACCATTGGACGCTCTCTATCTGACCGTCATGACCATCACCACAGTGGGATACGGGGATATCGTACCTGTAACTAGTGAGGGCAAGATGGTGGCCGTGTTCTTGTCCATAGGGGGCATCGCCGCTGGAATATCCACACTGCAAGCGGTGTTCAATCTGATGATCAGCAGAGACCTGAGATCGGCATTGGGTCTACCGGAAAGGAGGTTCAGGATGAAGGACCATTTTATCATCTGCGGTTATGGGAACGTGGGGCGGGAAGTGGCTGAAAAATTGAAGGCCAGCAAGGAGAAGTTCGTGGTGGTCGAAAAGAACCCGGAAAGGGTTCAGGACCTTGTTGACGAAGGGGTCCCGGTCATTCGGGGGGACGCCGAGGACGAAGAGGCGTTGCGTAAGGCCGACATCATGCATGCCAAGGGGCTGATAGCGGCCATGAAAGACCCTCCCAACATGGTAGCGGTGATCACCGCCCGCAGCATGAACCCCGACCTAATAATCATCAGTGAGGTGGAGGACGATAAGAACGAGCCCAAGCTTCGCCGGGTCGGGGCCAACGTCACCGTAAATTGCTATCGTATGGGCGCGCAGATCATGGTAGGAAGAGCACGCCGGACGGATAATGACCCGGTCTGCGGCATCGGTGTCAATGGTAAGAAGTCCCTGGAACTCGAGTTCGACGGCAACACCTACCATTTCTGTTCACAGGAGTGCTTGACGGCCTTTAAAGCTCATCCAGATCGTTTCGTCCAATGGCAGAAGTCGGTCGATGACAGTTGTGGTATTTTGCAATGA
- a CDS encoding right-handed parallel beta-helix repeat-containing protein → MTDRKGKGALIRSMIIVLVVSMILLVFSPYSTGAETSTPLVIEGDSGFLAAGFTGSGTMADPYVLTDVQVNATGQHHGIFIANTTKHFRIVDCAVTDAYTSESEHLNVQASGSGVILFNVSNGTIVNLHAEFNARGITVANCENVVVSSSSFLNNYLAGVYLQHCERIACEVSNNTFEGNGVGTLVEDSQGVFVKDNVAFGNSHAGISLTAVNRGCTGNLVQGNEVRDQSGDGGIFVERGTLNQLLENEVSDCLFAIRFGPEARDNIVSHSSLSNNTYGVRLEGGADLNVIVDNSIDDGTYGVYISPSQGNLVQNNTIMRMNKGSASWGIYLGAGAVLNTTLSDNAIIDCDGGIRASTTADQIITGLSAIGNSVSGSLGEGMYLVHVDDSQILNNSYLDGGSDGIVVSGCQDILLQDNIIKTNLRHGLEMRNSDDCRVNGNIFERNTFEGIYLTSGSGNVIDANAMLFNNDSGRAYSVGRVQAFCGDMNNSWYFGTGNLWSDWVSPDENEDGIVDRPYLIPSGCQDPFPLVNIPGLNITPDLSPPSVIEYVPRGQTVDHDDQINITFSEDMDQGSVMVSVNNVTRTGEWDDRTLTSTMVLDFDVEYQVRVLGQDLAGNSMTEFQWTFRTEGPNATVYGRAVDEEGNGLTGVQVVFGENSATMLEVDDDGRFSLLLAPGNHSIVLLKNGYQVNEVQIQVLPGQDMEIGDVTLIKEPEASWVLPLLGMVATVALAALILIWYRRRR, encoded by the coding sequence ATGACGGACCGGAAAGGTAAGGGGGCTCTTATCAGGTCCATGATCATCGTTCTAGTGGTGTCAATGATACTGCTGGTATTCTCCCCTTATTCAACAGGGGCGGAGACGAGCACTCCCCTGGTGATCGAGGGAGATAGTGGATTCCTCGCTGCCGGCTTCACCGGAAGCGGGACCATGGCCGATCCGTACGTGCTTACCGACGTCCAGGTCAATGCCACCGGCCAGCACCACGGTATTTTCATAGCTAACACCACCAAGCACTTCCGTATCGTCGATTGTGCGGTCACCGATGCATACACCTCTGAGAGCGAGCATCTGAACGTTCAGGCCAGTGGCTCCGGCGTCATACTGTTCAACGTCTCCAACGGAACGATAGTCAACCTCCACGCCGAGTTCAACGCCCGAGGTATCACCGTTGCCAACTGCGAGAACGTGGTGGTGTCCAGTTCCTCGTTCCTCAATAATTATCTTGCCGGTGTCTATCTTCAGCATTGTGAGAGGATCGCATGTGAGGTCTCCAATAACACTTTCGAAGGGAACGGTGTAGGCACACTGGTCGAGGACAGCCAAGGAGTATTTGTGAAGGACAACGTCGCGTTTGGGAACAGCCACGCGGGTATATCGCTGACCGCGGTCAACAGAGGCTGCACCGGCAATCTGGTCCAAGGGAACGAGGTGAGGGACCAATCTGGGGATGGCGGGATATTCGTCGAGAGGGGGACGTTAAATCAGCTCCTGGAAAACGAGGTTAGCGATTGCCTTTTCGCCATAAGGTTCGGTCCTGAGGCTAGAGATAATATCGTCTCCCACAGCTCTTTGTCCAATAATACCTATGGAGTAAGGTTGGAGGGCGGAGCTGACCTGAACGTCATCGTCGACAATTCGATCGATGATGGCACCTACGGCGTCTACATATCGCCCAGCCAAGGTAATCTGGTGCAGAACAATACCATAATGCGGATGAACAAAGGAAGCGCATCTTGGGGGATATATCTGGGCGCAGGGGCGGTCCTGAACACCACTCTCAGCGACAACGCCATCATCGATTGCGACGGTGGCATCAGAGCGTCTACCACTGCCGATCAGATCATCACAGGGCTGTCAGCGATAGGGAACTCGGTGAGCGGTTCCCTGGGGGAAGGTATGTACCTGGTCCACGTGGACGATTCCCAGATACTGAACAACAGTTACTTGGACGGGGGGAGCGATGGCATAGTGGTCTCAGGTTGCCAAGATATTCTGCTGCAAGATAATATCATAAAAACCAATCTGCGGCATGGTCTGGAGATGCGGAATTCAGATGACTGTCGGGTGAATGGCAACATCTTCGAACGGAACACTTTCGAAGGCATCTATCTTACCAGCGGATCTGGCAACGTAATCGATGCCAACGCCATGCTCTTCAATAACGATTCGGGACGGGCATACTCAGTGGGCCGGGTGCAGGCCTTTTGCGGGGACATGAACAATAGCTGGTACTTCGGAACAGGGAACCTGTGGTCCGACTGGGTGTCCCCAGATGAGAACGAGGATGGAATCGTGGACCGGCCATACTTGATACCCTCCGGTTGCCAGGACCCGTTCCCACTGGTGAACATCCCCGGTCTGAACATCACCCCGGACCTCAGTCCTCCTAGTGTGATAGAGTACGTGCCTCGGGGTCAGACCGTCGACCACGATGACCAGATAAACATCACCTTCTCAGAGGATATGGACCAAGGATCGGTGATGGTGTCGGTGAACAACGTCACGCGAACGGGGGAGTGGGACGACCGCACCCTCACATCGACGATGGTCCTGGACTTCGATGTTGAGTATCAGGTCCGTGTACTCGGTCAGGACCTGGCCGGGAACAGCATGACCGAATTCCAATGGACCTTTCGAACAGAAGGCCCCAACGCCACGGTGTACGGTAGAGCGGTGGACGAGGAGGGGAACGGTTTGACAGGTGTGCAGGTCGTGTTCGGAGAGAACTCGGCAACAATGCTGGAGGTGGATGATGATGGGCGCTTCTCTCTCCTTCTCGCCCCCGGGAACCATTCCATCGTCCTCTTAAAAAATGGATATCAGGTGAATGAAGTACAGATACAGGTTCTCCCCGGGCAGGACATGGAAATCGGTGATGTGACGCTAATAAAGGAGCCGGAGGCATCGTGGGTCCTTCCCCTGCTCGGTATGGTGGCCACGGTCGCCTTGGCGGCTCTAATACTGATATGGTATCGACGTAGGCGATAA
- a CDS encoding 30S ribosomal protein S17e, with translation MGNIRPTYIKRVAIELVHRYPRAFSADFENNKVLVQKLTSVDSITMRNRIAGYASRYWQSREF, from the coding sequence ATGGGCAACATCAGACCAACTTACATCAAAAGGGTGGCCATCGAATTGGTCCACAGGTACCCAAGGGCCTTCAGTGCCGACTTTGAGAACAACAAAGTGCTGGTCCAGAAGCTTACTAGTGTGGATTCCATCACCATGAGGAACCGCATAGCAGGGTACGCTAGCCGGTACTGGCAGTCAAGAGAGTTCTAA